From the genome of Lotus japonicus ecotype B-129 chromosome 6, LjGifu_v1.2, one region includes:
- the LOC130726264 gene encoding cellulose synthase A catalytic subunit 8 [UDP-forming]-like — protein MMESGVHFCNSCGEQIGPDANGEVFVACHECYFPICKACVDYEINEGRRACLRCSTPYADGTKDNDDTKVSGNQSIVPAQISISQDVGIHARHVSTVSTVDSELNDESGNPIWKNRVESWKEKDKKKKKKKEAPKAENEMPIPPEQQMEEMQSTEAAAAEPLSVIIPISKTKLSPYRFVIIMRLIILGLFFHYRVTHPVDSAFGLWLTSIICEIWFAFSWVLDQFPKWSPINRETFIDRLSARYEQNVEPSQLAAVDFFVSTVDPLKEPPLITANTVLSILAVDYPVDKVSCYVSDDGAAMLSFESLVETADFARRWVPFCKKFSIEPRAPEFYFSQKIDYLKDKVQPSFVKERRAMKRDYEEFKVRMNALVAKALKTPEEGWTMQDGTSWPGNNTRDHPGMIQVFLGQTGAQDLEGNELPRLVYVSREKRPGYQHHKKAGAENALVRVSAVLTNAPFILNLDCDHYLNNSKAIREAMCFLMDPVVGRDVCYVQFPQRFDGIDRSDRYANRNTVFFDVNMKGLDGIQGPMYVGTGCVFNRQALYGYSPPSMPSLPKSSSCCCCRPKKPTKDVSELYRDAKREELDAAIFNLREIENYDEYERSMLISQMSFEKTFGLSTVFIESTLMEYGGVPESVDPSMLIKEAIHVISCGYEEKTAWGKEIGWIYGSVTEDILTGFKMHCRGWRSIYCMPLRPAFKGSAPINLSDRLHQVLRWALGSVEIFFSRHCPLWYGFAGGRLSWLQRLAYINTIVYPFTSLPLVAYCSLPAICLLTGKFIIPTLSNLASVLFLGLFISIIATSVLELRWSGVTIQDLWRNEQFWVIGGVSAHLFAVFQGFLKMFAGVDTNFTVTSKSADDAEFGELYIIKWTTLLIPPTTLIVVNMVGVVAGFSDALNGGYESWGPLIGKVFFAFWVIFHLYPFLKGLMGRQNRTPTVVILWSVLLASVFSLVWVKIDPFVSKVDSAAISGTCISIDC, from the exons ATGATGGAATCTGGGGTTCATTTCTGCAACTCTTGTGGGGAACAAATAGGACCTGATGCTAATGGAGAGGTGTTTGTGGCTTGCCATGAGTGCTATTTCCCAATTTGCAAGGCTTGTGTTGATTATGAAATCAATGAGGGGCGCAGGGCCTGCTTGAGATGTAGCACTCCCTATGCTG ATGGAACAAAAGATAATGATGACACCAAGGTTTCTGGAAACCAGTCCATAGTGCCTGCCCAGATCAGTATTTCTCAG GATGTTGGAATCCATGCTAGGCATGTCAGTACTGTTTCCACAGTGGACAGTG AATTAAATGATGAATCTGGGAATCCAATCTGGAAAAATAGAGTTGAAAGCTGGAAGGAAaaggataaaaagaaaaagaagaaaaaggaagcaCCTAAGGCTGAAAATGAGATGCCAATTCCACCAGAACAGCAGATGGAAGAAATGCA GTCCACAGAGGCTGCTGCAGCTGAGCCACTTTCAGTCATTATTCCAATCTCAAAAACTAAACTCTCACCATACAGATTTGTTATAATCATGCGACTGATAATCTTGGGTCTCTTCTTCCATTATCGAGTTACTCATCCTGTTGATAGTGCTTTTGGTCTCTGGTTGACATCTATCATCTGTGAGATCTGGTTTGCATTTTCATGGGTGTTAGATCAGTTCCCTAAATGGTCTCCCATCAATAGGGAAACTTTCATTGACAGGCTCTCTGCAAG GTATGAACAAAACGTTGAACCCTCTCAGCTTGCTGCTGTGGATTTCTTCGTCAGTACAGTTGATCCTCTGAAAGAACCGCCATTGATCACGGCTAATACAGTTCTTTCTATCCTTGCTGTGGACTACCCTGTGGACAAAGTATCCTGTTATGTTTCAGATGATGGTGCTGCAATGCTGTCATTTGAATCCCTTGTGGAGACAGCTGACTTTGCAAGAAGGTGGGTTCCATTCTGCAAAAAGTTTTCAATTGAACCGCGAGCACCTGAATTTTACTTCTCTCAGAAGATTGACTACCTTAAAGACAAAGTACAACCTTCTTTTGTGAAGGAACGTCGAGCTATGAAG AGAGACTATGAAGAGTTTAAAGTACGAATGAATGCCTTGGTAGCGAAGGCTCTGAAAACACCAGAAGAAGGGTGGACTATGCAAGATGGAACATCTTGGCCAGGAAATAATACACGCGATCATCCTGGCATGATTCAG GTTTTCCTTGGACAAACTGGTGCCCAGGACCTAGAAGGAAATGAACTTCCCAGGTTGGTCTATGTATCCAGAGAGAAAAGGCCAGGTTACCAACACCACAAAAAGGCTGGTGCTGAAAATGCACTG GTGAGGGTATCAGCAGTTCTCACAAATGCTCCCTTCATTCTCAATCTTGACTGTGATCATTATCTTAACAATAGCAAGGCTATTCGGGAAGCAATGTGTTTTCTGATGGATCCAGTAGTTGGTAGAGATGTGTGTTATGTGCAGTTCCCCCAAAGATTTGATGGTATTGATCGTAGTGATCGATATGCCAATCGCAACACAGTTTTCTTTGAC GTTAACATGAAAGGACTTGATGGCATTCAAGGACCTATGTATGTGGGGACTGGATGTGTTTTCAATAGACAAGCACTTTATGGCTACAGCCCACCTTCTATGCCCAGCTTACCAAAATCTTCATCATGCTGTTGCTGCCGCCCAAAGAAGCCTACCAAAGATGTCTCAGAGCTTTATAGAGATGCAAAGAGGGAAGAGCTTGATGCTGCTATTTTTAATCTTAGAGAGATTGAAA ATTATGATGAGTATGAGAGGTCAATGCTGATTTCACAAATGAGCTTTGAGAAAACATTTGGTTTGTCCACTGTTTTCATTGAATCTACACTAATGGAGTATGGAGGGGTGCCTGAATCTGTGGATCCCTCAATGCTGATCAAGGAGGCCATTCATGTAATTAGTTGTGGATATGAAGAGAAGACTGCATGGGGAAAAGAG ATTGGTTGGATCTATGGTTCAGTGACTGAGGATATCTTAACCGGGTTCAAGATGCACTGCAGAGGATGGAGGTCAATTTACTGCATGCCCTTAAGGCCTGCATTCAAAGGGTCCGCGCCAATCAACCTTTCTGATCGGTTGCACCAAGTTCTTCGATGGGCCCTCGGATCAGTTGAAATTTTCTTTAGCAGACACTGCCCCCTATGGTATGGTTTTGCAGGCGGTCGCCTGAGCTGGCTGCAGAGACTGGCTTACATCAACACCATTGTCTACCCTTTCACATCTCTTCCTCTAGTTGCATATTGTTCTTTGCCTGCAATTTGCCTTCTTACAGGAAAATTCATCATACCAACG CTTTCAAACCTTGCAAGTGTTCTCTTTCTTGGACTTTTCATTTCCATTATAGCCACTAGTGTGCTTGAGCTGCGGTGGAGCGGTGTAACCATCCAAGATTTGTGGCGAAACGAGCAGTTCTGGGTGATTGGAGGTGTTTCAGCTCATCTCTTCGCCGTCTTCCAAGGATTCCTAAAGATGTTTGCAGGTGTTGACACCAACTTCACAGTCACTTCCAAATCTGCTGATGATGCAGAGTTTGGTGAACTATACATCATCAAATGGACTACACTTTTGATTCCTCCGACGACCCTTATCGTTGTTAACATGGTTGGTGTTGTTGCTGGATTTTCTGATGCACTCAATGGAGGATATGAATCTTGGGGACCACTCATTGGAAAAGTTTTCTTTGCCTTCTGGGTGATTTTTCATCTCTATCCCTTCCTCAAAGGTCTCATGGGTCGCCAGAACCGTACTCCAACCGTGGTTATTCTGTGGTCAGTGCTTCTGGCCTCTGTCTTCTCCCTTGTTTGGGTTAAGATTGATCCATTTGTGAGTAAAGTTGACAGTGCAGCCATCTCTGGAACTTGCATTTCTATTGATTGTTAA